A genomic window from Chrysoperla carnea chromosome 3, inChrCarn1.1, whole genome shotgun sequence includes:
- the LOC123295838 gene encoding uncharacterized protein LOC123295838, protein MNAGILSSIGDWISNIWNFGSYLLDVNNLSKGLQKHNGTVKTKLNSGYKVLNVVLHKFETFVEDVKNNVTRETKDLKPIPPTTKKPKKVKKPYKVKKPNKGKTPNNVKKPMKGKKPHKVTKPKKEKKPSKKSTTPRNPFTVIIGLNMGNRGKF, encoded by the exons ATGAATGCTGGAATTCTTAGCAGTATTGGTGATTGGATCTCCAATATATGGAACTTCGGTTCATATCTCTTAGATGTTAATAATCTAAGCAAAGGATTACAAAAACATAATGGTACTGTTAAAACTAAATTGAATAGCGGATATAAAGTGTTAAATGTAGTG ctTCACAAATTCGAAACCTTTGTTGAAGATGTGAAAAATAATGTAACAAGAGAGACAAAAGACTTGAAACCCATACcaccaacaacaaaaaaaccaaagaaagtaaaaaaaccatacaaagtaaaaaaaccaaacaaaGGAAAAACACCAAACAATGTAAAAAAACCAATGAAAGGAAAAAAACCACACAAAgtaacaaaaccaaagaaagaaaaaaagccATCAAAAAAAAGTACAACACCAAGAAATCCGTTTACTGTTATTATTGGATTAAATATGGGCAacagaggaaaattttga